Proteins co-encoded in one Desulfoplanes formicivorans genomic window:
- a CDS encoding ABC transporter permease → MISISRLAAVARKEFLHVIRDWRSLVMAVAIPLLLILLFGYALSLDLKNVPTMVLDRSQTPQSREFISLFQGSPYFEITRFTNDYKEMEQGLDRGDILVGLVIPDDFARCLLAGKDTSIQVLVDGSDANSARLAMNYVSAIGASFSLQVKAMRMQGRHISGNSALVDLRPRTLYNQDLRSQNGIIPGIVAIVMVVIASMLTSVTIAREWETGTMEQLLATPIRVPELLLGKVIPYFVIGMVDVALSVGLGYVLFDVPLRGSTGLVFGLASIFLIGTLFYGLMISIVTKSQVLANQIALLSSFMPSIMLSGFMFAIADMPWLIQKLSYILPARYLIAILRGIYLKGIGLEILLVNAVLLAVYMVLMIVWAHAKMRLVLE, encoded by the coding sequence ATGATCAGCATCTCCCGGTTGGCCGCTGTGGCGCGCAAGGAGTTTCTCCATGTGATCAGGGACTGGAGGAGTCTGGTCATGGCCGTGGCCATTCCCCTGCTGCTTATTCTTCTCTTTGGCTATGCCCTGTCTCTGGATCTGAAGAACGTGCCGACCATGGTCCTGGACCGTTCCCAAACACCCCAGAGCCGGGAATTCATCAGCCTGTTTCAGGGGTCACCCTATTTTGAGATCACCCGGTTTACGAACGATTACAAGGAGATGGAGCAAGGTTTGGACCGGGGGGACATTCTGGTTGGTCTGGTCATTCCCGATGATTTTGCCCGCTGTCTTCTTGCGGGAAAAGACACGTCCATCCAGGTGCTGGTGGACGGGAGTGATGCCAATTCGGCCCGGCTGGCCATGAATTACGTGTCCGCTATCGGGGCTTCCTTTTCCCTGCAGGTCAAGGCCATGAGGATGCAGGGCCGCCATATCAGCGGGAACAGCGCGTTGGTGGATCTTCGGCCAAGGACCCTGTACAATCAGGACCTGCGCAGTCAGAACGGGATCATTCCCGGGATTGTGGCCATTGTCATGGTGGTCATTGCGTCCATGCTCACTTCGGTGACCATTGCCCGGGAGTGGGAAACCGGGACCATGGAACAGCTCCTGGCTACACCCATTCGGGTTCCCGAGCTGCTTCTGGGCAAGGTTATTCCCTATTTTGTCATCGGCATGGTTGATGTGGCCCTTTCCGTGGGTCTCGGGTACGTGTTGTTTGACGTGCCCCTGCGGGGTTCCACGGGACTGGTTTTTGGTCTGGCCTCCATTTTTCTCATCGGTACCCTGTTTTACGGACTGATGATTTCCATTGTGACCAAATCCCAGGTGCTGGCCAATCAGATCGCCCTGCTCTCCAGCTTCATGCCCTCAATCATGCTTTCGGGGTTCATGTTCGCCATTGCGGACATGCCCTGGCTCATCCAGAAATTGAGTTACATCCTTCCCGCACGTTACCTCATCGCCATTCTCCGGGGGATCTATCTCAAGGGAATCGGTCTGGAAATCCTGTTGGTTAATGCGGTTCTTCTTGCCGTGTACATGGTGCTCATGATCGTATGGGCTCATGCAAAGATGCGCCTTGTCCTGGAGTGA